One genomic segment of Dysosmobacter sp. Marseille-Q4140 includes these proteins:
- a CDS encoding DUF3793 family protein, whose protein sequence is MSEDLVIRHCAPTLAGIKTGNLFSCACPCKAALTKELCRLNRKLVPKGIRALPLRVQKGRALIYVYRPNALECDLADHCSRGLLLQYGYTPEDSNRCVIHLIQRLRSDGEFPHEIGLFLSYPPEDVLGFILNKACNHKCVGCWKVYSDEQAAKCIFRRYKKCSKIYSQQWEQGKSIEQLTVAG, encoded by the coding sequence ATGTCAGAAGACCTGGTCATTCGCCACTGCGCCCCGACTTTGGCAGGGATCAAAACCGGAAACCTGTTTTCCTGCGCCTGCCCCTGCAAAGCCGCACTGACAAAAGAATTATGCCGCTTGAACAGGAAGCTGGTCCCCAAGGGGATCCGCGCCCTGCCGCTGAGAGTTCAGAAAGGCCGTGCCCTTATCTATGTCTACCGGCCCAATGCGCTGGAGTGTGATCTGGCAGATCACTGTTCCAGGGGACTGCTCCTGCAATATGGTTATACGCCGGAAGATTCCAACCGGTGTGTGATCCACCTGATCCAACGTCTGCGGTCGGACGGAGAATTCCCCCATGAGATCGGCCTGTTTCTCAGCTATCCGCCGGAGGATGTCCTGGGTTTCATTCTCAATAAAGCGTGCAATCACAAGTGCGTTGGCTGCTGGAAGGTCTACAGTGATGAACAAGCGGCCAAGTGTATCTTTCGAAGGTACAAAAAATGCAGCAAAATCTATTCCCAGCAGTGGGAACAGGGGAAGTCCATCGAGCAGCTCACGGTAGCTGGCTGA
- a CDS encoding polysaccharide biosynthesis C-terminal domain-containing protein, whose translation MYEGKSHTLFAKYAVPQMIGLLFNSVYMIVDGVFIGNRLGRDAMAAAAVSVPLVEILIALSMAVATGAGVLISSHLGQGEKEKARHIFSLAALCTAVMGLLISVLGNIFIHPLAELLGSTPVIHDEAISYMWYIITFSPFLLFSFLLSGLVRNDNRPKLAMFALMFGSVSNIVLDYVFMYPLNMGIAGAALATALGPIFSVLIMLPHFIFKRGDLYLTKFKLKWRSICSVYVLGFPSFIMEFTIGIITFVYNFAIVHYGFGEIGLAAYLVIGYLMLIILTLFLGMAQGLQPVFSYFMGTGEEKRSKSLLGFSIKAFLAIGVLCYVLIVFFSRGFFTIFNPGDIELINFMESKSLPYFSGFFLAGFNILMISYWQANGRTSNALTVSLCRSVIWPPILVAVLPLIFGSEAVWLCHSISEIMTAIIAVVLIVFIKRKKENQKVGF comes from the coding sequence ATGTATGAAGGCAAATCACACACTTTATTTGCCAAATATGCCGTACCGCAAATGATAGGGTTGCTGTTTAACTCGGTCTATATGATTGTTGACGGTGTATTCATTGGCAATCGACTTGGCCGCGACGCTATGGCCGCCGCTGCCGTTTCTGTTCCGCTTGTCGAGATACTAATTGCATTGTCTATGGCAGTTGCCACAGGCGCGGGCGTTTTGATTTCCTCACATCTCGGTCAAGGTGAGAAAGAAAAAGCACGCCACATTTTTAGCCTTGCCGCCCTATGTACGGCTGTTATGGGGCTGTTGATTAGCGTATTGGGAAATATTTTTATTCACCCGCTTGCTGAACTTTTAGGCTCAACTCCGGTTATCCATGATGAAGCAATCAGTTATATGTGGTACATCATTACCTTTTCCCCATTCCTGCTTTTCAGTTTCTTGTTAAGCGGTCTGGTGCGTAATGATAACCGTCCAAAACTTGCCATGTTTGCCCTCATGTTTGGCTCTGTATCAAATATTGTCTTGGACTATGTGTTTATGTACCCATTGAACATGGGGATTGCCGGTGCAGCATTGGCTACCGCACTTGGCCCCATTTTCAGCGTTTTAATTATGCTGCCCCATTTCATATTCAAGCGCGGGGATTTGTACTTAACGAAATTCAAACTGAAGTGGCGGAGCATTTGCTCGGTCTATGTACTTGGCTTCCCGTCCTTTATCATGGAGTTTACTATTGGCATTATTACCTTTGTATATAACTTTGCCATTGTGCATTATGGCTTTGGGGAAATCGGACTTGCAGCCTACCTTGTCATCGGCTACTTAATGTTGATTATTTTGACACTGTTTCTTGGTATGGCGCAGGGCTTGCAACCCGTATTTAGTTATTTTATGGGGACAGGGGAAGAAAAACGGAGCAAATCTCTACTTGGCTTTTCCATTAAAGCATTTTTAGCAATAGGCGTTTTGTGCTATGTCTTGATCGTGTTCTTCTCTCGCGGCTTTTTCACGATTTTCAATCCGGGAGATATTGAACTAATCAACTTTATGGAAAGTAAAAGCCTACCTTACTTTTCCGGTTTCTTCCTTGCAGGATTTAATATTTTAATGATTTCTTATTGGCAGGCAAATGGGCGCACAAGTAACGCCCTTACGGTATCTCTATGCCGTAGCGTCATATGGCCGCCAATTTTGGTTGCCGTTCTTCCGCTGATTTTTGGCAGCGAAGCCGTATGGCTTTGCCATTCTATCAGTGAAATCATGACGGCGATTATAGCAGTTGTTTTGATTGTTTTCATAAAGCGCAAGAAAGAAAATCAGAAAGTTGGATTTTAA
- a CDS encoding GNAT family N-acetyltransferase, whose product MVFTIRPYAERDAAACGECLYEGFFTAPIDHCDKLLLRDYAQVLIEKCNFTFVAEAEDGQVVGFICGKYDKAFDRTLANRYGCKRHYGLWCRMFLKYYLKRYKMSERFQKQWDHFSSQLQERDSKTFGACDLELVALASKAAYRKGLGTALVTQFLSRARADGADTVRLLTNTLASWEFYEKRGFARVAETPFRDGSENRTIIYEYRIKGADSA is encoded by the coding sequence ATGGTGTTTACGATCCGTCCATACGCAGAAAGAGACGCCGCGGCCTGCGGTGAGTGCCTGTATGAAGGCTTTTTTACGGCCCCTATAGATCATTGCGACAAGCTCCTGTTGCGGGATTATGCCCAGGTCTTGATTGAAAAATGCAACTTCACCTTTGTTGCGGAGGCGGAGGATGGGCAGGTCGTGGGGTTTATCTGCGGGAAATACGACAAAGCCTTTGACCGGACTTTGGCAAACCGATATGGGTGCAAAAGGCACTATGGCTTGTGGTGCAGGATGTTTCTCAAATACTATTTGAAGCGTTATAAAATGTCGGAGCGTTTTCAGAAACAATGGGATCATTTCTCCTCCCAATTACAGGAGCGGGACAGCAAGACCTTCGGAGCCTGCGACCTGGAGCTTGTGGCGCTTGCGTCCAAAGCAGCCTATCGGAAAGGGCTTGGGACGGCCTTGGTCACACAGTTTCTGTCCAGAGCCAGGGCTGACGGTGCGGACACCGTGCGTCTGCTGACCAATACGCTGGCGTCATGGGAATTTTATGAGAAGCGCGGCTTTGCGAGGGTGGCCGAAACGCCGTTCCGGGATGGCTCCGAAAACCGGACCATTATCTATGAATACCGAATCAAGGGGGCAGACAGCGCATGA
- a CDS encoding recombinase family protein: MKGAETMLRQSGKITALYCRLSRDDELTGDSNSIVNQKAILSKYAKENHFSNPLFFVDDGYSGTNFNRPSWSELLEKIENGEVSTLIVKDMSRLGRDYLKVGFYTEVLFVEKGVRFIAINNGIDSANQQDSDFTPFLNIINEWYAKDTSKKIRAVMKSKGEAGEHLCTNPPYGYRKDPENKKRWIIDPEAAEVVKRIFALCLDGYGPSQIARILKDDKVITPTIHFQQTGRATRNAPPDNPFNWTGDTIADILERPEYQGHTVNFKTYKQSYKSKKTCNNPEEKWLVFENTHEAIIDADTWARVQELRKNKRRPTRTGKTNMFSGIVRCADCGEKLYYCTSRNFEARQDHFVCSTSRLKGKEVCATHFIRAVVLERGVLAHMRMTIACVANHEEQFRKAMGAKQKAEAKRELAAKRRQLTQAERRIEELDRLFKRIYEDNVGGKLSDSRFQMLSDDYEQEQKELREKLLRLNEEITEQEEQAENIDRFICKVRKYLDLNELTPTILNDMVKAVYVHAPDKSKGYREQQIDISYDLVGILPASLLIDLQNGETA; the protein is encoded by the coding sequence ATGAAAGGAGCAGAAACGATGTTAAGGCAGTCTGGCAAGATTACCGCCCTCTATTGCCGCCTATCCCGCGACGATGAACTAACGGGCGACAGCAACAGCATTGTAAATCAAAAGGCGATTTTAAGTAAGTACGCAAAGGAAAATCATTTTTCAAATCCATTGTTTTTCGTGGACGATGGATATTCCGGGACAAACTTCAACCGTCCAAGTTGGAGCGAACTTTTGGAAAAAATCGAAAACGGCGAAGTGTCCACCTTGATCGTCAAGGATATGTCGCGGCTTGGGCGTGATTATCTGAAAGTGGGATTTTATACCGAAGTCCTGTTCGTGGAAAAGGGCGTGCGTTTTATAGCTATTAACAACGGCATAGACAGCGCAAACCAGCAGGACAGCGACTTTACCCCCTTTCTCAATATCATCAACGAGTGGTATGCGAAAGACACCAGCAAGAAGATACGCGCGGTGATGAAGTCAAAAGGCGAAGCGGGGGAACACCTCTGCACCAACCCGCCATACGGCTACAGGAAAGACCCGGAAAACAAAAAGCGGTGGATTATCGACCCCGAAGCTGCCGAAGTTGTCAAGCGGATATTCGCCCTTTGTCTGGACGGTTACGGGCCGTCGCAGATTGCCCGTATTCTGAAAGATGATAAAGTCATAACGCCGACAATCCATTTTCAGCAGACAGGCAGGGCGACAAGGAACGCGCCGCCGGATAATCCCTTTAACTGGACGGGCGATACAATAGCCGACATTTTGGAGCGTCCGGAATATCAAGGGCATACAGTAAACTTCAAAACCTACAAGCAGTCCTACAAGAGCAAAAAGACCTGCAATAATCCCGAAGAAAAATGGCTTGTGTTTGAAAATACCCACGAAGCAATCATTGACGCTGACACATGGGCGCGGGTGCAGGAATTGCGGAAGAACAAACGCCGCCCGACGAGGACAGGAAAGACAAATATGTTTTCCGGCATTGTGCGCTGCGCCGATTGCGGTGAAAAGCTGTATTACTGCACAAGCAGGAACTTTGAAGCAAGGCAAGACCACTTTGTCTGCTCTACTTCAAGGCTCAAAGGGAAAGAGGTTTGCGCGACGCATTTTATCCGCGCCGTTGTCTTGGAACGGGGCGTACTCGCCCACATGAGAATGACGATTGCCTGTGTTGCGAACCATGAAGAACAATTCCGCAAGGCTATGGGTGCGAAGCAGAAAGCCGAAGCAAAAAGAGAACTCGCGGCGAAGCGTCGGCAACTGACGCAGGCAGAACGACGGATAGAAGAACTTGACCGACTATTCAAGCGTATTTATGAGGACAACGTAGGCGGAAAACTATCTGACAGCAGATTTCAAATGCTCTCTGACGACTACGAGCAGGAGCAGAAAGAACTGCGGGAAAAGCTGTTGCGGTTGAATGAAGAAATTACAGAACAAGAGGAACAGGCAGAGAATATCGACAGGTTTATCTGCAAGGTGCGGAAGTATCTCGACTTGAACGAGCTGACACCCACTATCCTAAACGACATGGTAAAGGCGGTATATGTTCACGCGCCGGACAAGTCGAAGGGTTATCGGGAACAACAGATTGACATTTCCTATGACCTTGTAGGAATACTCCCCGCGTCTTTACTGATTGACCTGCAAAACGGAGAAACGGCATAG
- a CDS encoding DUF2249 domain-containing protein codes for MSYENWKDQAPNFQVVDVRHLQGNFFPGLKQKAMGLEVGEGFTVIQTFEPHPLYAAMEALGFEHHTEQAGPAEFHVSFCRVEKKDGGEDTPFKPLALLNYPMIDEELGRIAADFWSLTWQSEKRTLPYEMRLLLSLVNAVGAGRMRQATRELIKAYACGVESAALDDVFELLAWNQGIGYFSSEIGPSTLFQAYKLIKQQEKQGAERPRICQMLREKFGEKNAEVTVL; via the coding sequence ATGAGTTACGAAAATTGGAAAGATCAGGCGCCCAACTTCCAGGTCGTCGATGTACGCCATCTGCAGGGGAACTTTTTCCCGGGCCTGAAGCAGAAAGCAATGGGACTGGAAGTAGGCGAGGGCTTCACCGTCATCCAGACCTTTGAGCCCCACCCGCTCTATGCCGCCATGGAGGCCCTTGGGTTTGAACACCATACCGAGCAGGCCGGGCCGGCTGAATTTCATGTTTCGTTCTGCCGTGTGGAGAAAAAGGACGGCGGGGAGGATACGCCCTTCAAGCCCCTGGCCCTGCTCAACTATCCCATGATCGACGAGGAGCTGGGCCGGATCGCGGCGGACTTCTGGTCGCTGACCTGGCAGAGCGAAAAGCGGACGCTGCCTTATGAAATGCGGCTGCTCCTCTCCCTGGTCAACGCCGTGGGCGCCGGACGGATGCGGCAGGCCACAAGAGAGCTGATCAAAGCCTATGCCTGCGGGGTGGAGTCAGCGGCCCTGGACGATGTGTTTGAGCTGCTGGCCTGGAACCAGGGGATCGGTTATTTCAGTTCGGAGATCGGTCCCTCCACTCTGTTCCAAGCCTATAAGCTGATCAAGCAGCAGGAAAAACAGGGGGCGGAGCGGCCCCGGATCTGCCAGATGCTGCGTGAAAAATTCGGTGAGAAGAACGCGGAGGTAACGGTTCTTTGA
- a CDS encoding flavodoxin translates to MSKIAVVYWSGTGNTEAMAAAVVEGAKEKGAEVSLLTASEFSPEQVSEYDAIAFGCPSMGSEQLEESEFEPMFTACEGRLSGKSIALFGSYGWGDGEWMRSWEARCNDDGANLVCDSVICNEAPDEEALSACRALGAALA, encoded by the coding sequence ATGAGCAAAATCGCAGTTGTTTATTGGAGCGGCACCGGCAACACCGAGGCCATGGCCGCGGCGGTCGTGGAAGGTGCCAAGGAAAAGGGGGCCGAGGTGTCCCTGCTCACCGCCTCCGAGTTTTCCCCCGAGCAGGTCAGCGAGTATGACGCCATTGCCTTTGGCTGCCCCTCCATGGGGTCGGAGCAGCTGGAGGAGAGTGAGTTTGAGCCCATGTTTACCGCCTGTGAGGGCCGGCTGAGCGGGAAGAGCATCGCCCTGTTCGGTTCCTACGGATGGGGCGACGGCGAATGGATGCGCAGCTGGGAGGCCCGGTGCAACGACGACGGGGCAAACCTCGTCTGTGACAGCGTGATCTGCAACGAGGCTCCGGATGAGGAGGCCCTGTCGGCCTGCCGGGCCCTGGGCGCGGCCCTCGCCTGA
- a CDS encoding pyridoxamine 5'-phosphate oxidase family protein, giving the protein MFREMRQKKQELSRQEIADILHKGTSGVLALLGDNDYPYAVPISYVYDDGKIYFHGAKNGHKIDAIQRTAKASFCVIDKDLVVPEEYTTYFRSVIAFGQIRIIEGDLEKRAAMEKLAIKYAPEDTAANRDDAISRGLKPLCMLEMKIDHITGKEAIGLVKEKEKLNRL; this is encoded by the coding sequence ATATTTCGAGAAATGAGGCAAAAAAAACAGGAACTATCGCGGCAAGAGATTGCGGATATTCTGCATAAGGGGACATCTGGTGTGCTTGCCCTTTTGGGCGACAACGATTATCCCTACGCCGTTCCAATCAGTTATGTGTATGACGACGGGAAAATCTATTTTCACGGCGCAAAAAACGGTCATAAAATAGACGCTATTCAAAGAACTGCAAAAGCGTCGTTTTGTGTGATTGATAAAGATTTAGTTGTGCCGGAGGAGTACACAACTTATTTTAGAAGTGTAATTGCTTTTGGACAAATACGGATAATCGAAGGTGATCTCGAAAAGAGAGCAGCGATGGAAAAACTGGCAATCAAATATGCGCCGGAAGATACTGCCGCAAACCGTGATGATGCCATAAGCCGCGGGTTGAAACCTCTTTGTATGTTGGAAATGAAAATCGACCACATAACAGGAAAAGAGGCGATAGGACTTGTAAAAGAAAAGGAAAAATTAAATAGACTGTAA
- a CDS encoding IS5 family transposase: MTMSALSDELAQVRTKKKEFLAQIERIVPWKEWLTLIQPCYYKGERGNKPYPLETMLRLYLLQNLYDLSDEATAAEAIDSRAFSDFCGVDSSNQVPNGDTIGRFRNLLVKNGLQEKLFAQVVTALTEQGLILKKGTIVDSTIISAPSSTKNKEKKRDPDAHQVKKGNTWHFGYKAHVGVDKDSGLVHTVEATPANVHDVTQTSSLLTGEEDVVYGDSGYLGAGNREDAIVRNKSGRKIKYKINRRPSQLKKLSKSGQYAAKKVEHAKSSVRAKVEHVFGVVKKQLQFRKTRYRGLEKQRAKFNIMFALANLLLADRPCLAA, from the coding sequence ATGACAATGTCTGCGCTTAGTGATGAGTTGGCGCAGGTACGGACAAAGAAGAAAGAATTTCTAGCCCAGATCGAGCGGATCGTCCCGTGGAAGGAATGGCTTACGCTGATCCAGCCGTGCTATTACAAAGGAGAGCGCGGCAATAAACCCTATCCACTGGAGACCATGCTGCGGTTGTATCTGCTGCAAAATCTGTATGACCTGAGTGATGAAGCAACAGCGGCGGAGGCAATCGACAGCCGGGCATTTTCAGATTTCTGCGGCGTTGATTCCAGCAATCAGGTGCCGAACGGAGATACCATTGGCCGCTTTCGGAACCTGCTGGTGAAGAATGGACTGCAGGAGAAACTGTTTGCACAAGTTGTTACCGCGCTCACTGAACAGGGCCTTATCCTGAAAAAGGGAACGATCGTAGATTCCACCATTATTTCCGCGCCGTCTTCCACCAAGAACAAGGAGAAAAAGCGGGATCCGGATGCACATCAGGTCAAGAAGGGCAACACATGGCACTTTGGCTATAAAGCCCATGTTGGGGTGGATAAGGACAGCGGACTGGTACACACAGTGGAGGCGACACCAGCCAATGTCCATGATGTGACGCAGACTTCATCCCTGCTGACCGGTGAGGAAGATGTCGTTTACGGCGACAGTGGCTATCTTGGAGCCGGGAACCGTGAGGACGCGATCGTTCGGAACAAATCCGGACGCAAGATCAAATACAAAATTAACCGACGTCCATCTCAATTAAAAAAGCTGAGCAAGAGCGGCCAGTATGCCGCAAAGAAAGTAGAACACGCAAAGTCTTCTGTTCGGGCAAAAGTAGAGCACGTATTCGGTGTCGTCAAGAAACAGCTGCAATTTCGAAAAACGCGATACCGAGGGCTCGAAAAACAGCGAGCCAAATTCAATATCATGTTCGCATTGGCGAATCTGCTTCTGGCTGACAGGCCCTGCCTGGCGGCTTGA
- a CDS encoding class I SAM-dependent methyltransferase: MKESELAFWQKTARHYTRSMDRSAPLYAAVCERIRPHLSRDMNVLELACGTGQLSFPLSPYVRLWEATDAAPAMIQEAKKRIGSSRLHFSVQDAAHLPYAPESFDAVVIANALHILPEPDRVLREIQRVLKPGGWLFAPTFVHGGGRLARLRTWCMERTGFHVYHRWNAGEFVSYLSMHDFWVVEHALLGGRVLPLCCAACRWTPAERITAQSRSEGRLHGRYPGTGLGTAE, translated from the coding sequence ATGAAGGAATCTGAATTGGCTTTTTGGCAGAAGACTGCCCGGCATTATACCAGGTCCATGGACCGCTCCGCACCGCTGTACGCGGCGGTGTGTGAGCGGATCCGGCCCCATCTCTCCCGGGATATGAACGTGCTGGAGCTGGCCTGCGGCACGGGGCAGCTGTCCTTTCCGCTCTCGCCCTATGTCCGGCTCTGGGAGGCCACGGACGCCGCTCCCGCTATGATCCAGGAGGCGAAAAAGCGGATCGGCTCCTCACGCCTCCACTTCTCTGTCCAGGATGCCGCCCATCTGCCCTACGCGCCGGAGTCCTTCGACGCGGTGGTCATCGCCAATGCCCTGCACATCCTGCCGGAGCCGGATCGCGTGCTCCGGGAGATCCAGCGGGTTCTGAAGCCGGGCGGATGGTTGTTTGCCCCTACCTTTGTCCACGGCGGAGGGCGGCTGGCAAGGCTTCGCACCTGGTGTATGGAGCGAACCGGTTTCCATGTTTACCACCGCTGGAACGCTGGAGAGTTTGTCTCCTATCTGTCCATGCACGATTTCTGGGTGGTGGAGCACGCACTGCTGGGCGGCCGTGTGCTGCCCCTTTGTTGCGCCGCCTGCCGGTGGACACCGGCGGAACGGATCACCGCGCAGAGCAGGAGTGAAGGACGCCTGCACGGGAGATATCCAGGAACAGGACTGGGAACCGCTGAATAG
- the ahpC gene encoding peroxiredoxin, whose amino-acid sequence MSLIQKEIADFTVQCYQNNAFRAVSKADILGKWSVFFFYPADFTFVCPTELEDLANLYEKFQAIGCEIYSVSCDTHFVHKAWHDASERIQNIQYPMLADPTHCLAKDFEVYIEADGVAERGSFIVNPEGKIVAYEVNAGNVGRNADELLRKVQACQFVAEHGDEVCPAKWQPGAETLKPSLDLVGQL is encoded by the coding sequence ATGTCCCTGATTCAGAAAGAAATTGCCGATTTCACCGTACAGTGCTACCAGAACAACGCTTTCCGAGCTGTCTCCAAGGCGGACATCCTGGGCAAGTGGAGCGTGTTCTTCTTCTATCCTGCCGATTTTACCTTTGTGTGCCCCACAGAATTGGAGGATCTGGCCAATCTCTATGAGAAATTCCAGGCCATCGGCTGCGAAATCTACTCTGTTTCCTGCGATACCCATTTCGTCCATAAGGCGTGGCATGACGCTTCCGAGCGCATCCAGAATATCCAGTATCCCATGCTGGCCGACCCCACCCATTGTCTGGCCAAAGATTTTGAGGTCTATATCGAGGCGGACGGCGTGGCCGAGCGGGGCAGCTTCATCGTGAACCCCGAAGGGAAAATCGTGGCTTATGAGGTCAACGCCGGCAATGTGGGCCGGAATGCCGATGAACTTCTGCGGAAGGTGCAGGCCTGCCAGTTCGTGGCGGAGCATGGAGACGAGGTGTGCCCGGCGAAGTGGCAGCCTGGCGCCGAGACCCTGAAGCCCAGCCTGGATCTGGTGGGGCAGTTGTAA
- a CDS encoding cytidylate kinase-like family protein, protein MKRIITIGREFGSGGREVGRRLAERLNIAYYDREIIDELMKRTQLAESYVLQVEESRPLPLLPITTARTFGIPTNYTLENRLSIYKQESEIIREMAEKSDCIIVGRCADYVLQDLNPFRLFVYADISSKIARCREKGADAAAMTDKELQQKIISIDKKRARYYQFYTEQDWGNKANYDLWQYRTEK, encoded by the coding sequence ATGAAGCGGATCATTACCATAGGCCGTGAATTTGGAAGCGGTGGAAGAGAAGTTGGCAGGCGTTTAGCCGAAAGACTGAATATTGCCTATTACGACCGAGAGATTATTGATGAATTGATGAAACGAACTCAATTAGCGGAAAGTTATGTGTTGCAAGTGGAGGAAAGCAGGCCCCTGCCGCTGTTACCAATAACAACTGCTCGCACTTTTGGTATTCCTACCAACTATACATTGGAAAATCGTCTGTCCATTTATAAGCAGGAAAGCGAAATAATCCGCGAAATGGCAGAGAAATCGGATTGTATCATTGTAGGACGATGTGCAGACTATGTTTTGCAAGATTTGAACCCTTTTCGCTTGTTTGTATATGCGGATATAAGTTCTAAAATTGCCCGTTGCAGGGAAAAGGGAGCCGACGCAGCGGCGATGACGGATAAAGAATTGCAGCAAAAAATTATATCTATTGATAAGAAAAGAGCACGTTACTACCAATTTTATACAGAACAAGATTGGGGCAATAAAGCAAACTACGATTTATGGCAATACCGCACAGAAAAGTAG
- a CDS encoding FAD-dependent oxidoreductase produces the protein MERMENLYDVVVIGGGPAGLTAALYLARARYRVVVVEKNHFGGQITITAEVVNFPGVERTSGAALTETMRKQAESFGAEFLLAEVTELDLSGDVKTVRTGRGDLKCFGVLLATGAHPRMVGFQGEAQFRGRGVAYCATCDGEFFTGKDVFVVGGGFAAAEESVFLTKYARHVTILIRGDGFTCAQTTADAARNHEKITVLTNTVVEEVSGDTALRFIRYRNTKTGQVTKHHAADGEAFGVFVFAGYEPATELVQGLAELDEQGYILTDRSQKATADGLYAAGDVCVKPLRQVVTAVGDGALAATELERLCAAMQAKTGLHPQPPASWIAVPETLTKIGSDLFTGDMLSQLHTVFARMAAPLILRLYLDETPLSAELRQYMEELAAQSGKLSVELGDPADVDHLPCVRVFQADGGWTGLAFHGVPGGHEFTSFVLGLYNAAGPGQALDEESRTAIQALQKPMDLQILVSLSCTMCPELVTAAQRIAAENPNITAQVYDLNHFPDLREKYQVMSVPCLVVNSGEQVSFGKKSIRQLLELLT, from the coding sequence ATGGAGCGGATGGAAAATCTCTACGATGTCGTGGTCATCGGAGGAGGGCCGGCGGGACTCACCGCCGCCCTCTATCTGGCCCGGGCCCGCTACCGGGTCGTGGTCGTGGAAAAGAACCACTTCGGCGGGCAGATCACCATTACCGCAGAAGTGGTCAATTTCCCCGGGGTGGAGCGAACCAGCGGCGCCGCGCTCACGGAAACGATGCGGAAACAGGCCGAGTCCTTCGGTGCGGAATTCCTCCTGGCGGAGGTCACCGAACTGGATCTGAGCGGTGATGTGAAGACTGTGCGCACTGGGCGTGGCGATTTGAAGTGCTTCGGCGTCCTGCTGGCCACCGGCGCCCATCCCCGTATGGTGGGGTTCCAGGGTGAAGCACAGTTCCGGGGGCGGGGAGTTGCCTATTGCGCCACCTGCGATGGGGAGTTCTTTACCGGCAAGGATGTCTTTGTGGTGGGCGGCGGCTTCGCGGCCGCTGAGGAGAGCGTGTTTCTTACCAAGTACGCCCGCCATGTGACCATCCTGATCCGGGGCGATGGCTTCACCTGCGCCCAGACCACGGCGGACGCCGCCCGGAACCATGAGAAGATCACAGTCCTCACCAACACAGTGGTGGAGGAGGTGTCCGGTGACACCGCCCTGCGGTTCATCCGCTATCGCAACACAAAGACCGGCCAGGTGACCAAGCACCACGCGGCGGACGGAGAGGCTTTCGGCGTCTTCGTCTTTGCCGGATATGAGCCGGCCACGGAGCTGGTGCAAGGGCTGGCGGAGTTGGACGAGCAGGGCTATATCCTCACCGACCGCAGCCAGAAGGCCACGGCGGACGGCCTGTATGCCGCCGGGGACGTATGTGTCAAGCCCCTGCGGCAGGTGGTCACCGCTGTGGGAGACGGCGCCCTGGCCGCCACGGAGCTGGAGCGGCTGTGCGCCGCCATGCAGGCCAAGACCGGCCTCCATCCTCAGCCACCGGCCAGCTGGATTGCAGTGCCGGAAACCCTGACGAAAATAGGCAGCGACCTTTTCACAGGAGATATGCTCTCCCAGCTCCATACCGTATTCGCCCGAATGGCCGCGCCATTGATTCTGCGTCTGTATCTGGATGAAACGCCCCTCTCCGCCGAGCTGCGGCAGTATATGGAGGAGCTGGCGGCACAGAGCGGTAAATTATCTGTGGAACTGGGCGACCCCGCCGATGTGGATCACCTGCCCTGCGTCCGGGTGTTCCAGGCGGACGGCGGCTGGACGGGCCTTGCCTTTCACGGCGTCCCAGGCGGCCACGAGTTCACCTCTTTCGTCCTGGGGCTCTATAACGCCGCCGGGCCGGGACAGGCGCTGGACGAAGAGAGCCGGACCGCGATCCAGGCGCTCCAAAAGCCAATGGATTTGCAGATCCTGGTGTCGCTGTCCTGTACCATGTGCCCGGAACTGGTGACGGCGGCCCAGCGCATCGCCGCGGAAAATCCCAACATCACCGCCCAGGTCTATGACCTGAATCACTTTCCCGACCTGCGGGAAAAGTACCAGGTCATGAGCGTCCCCTGCCTGGTGGTCAACAGCGGGGAGCAGGTCTCCTTTGGCAAGAAGAGCATCCGGCAACTGTTGGAATTGCTGACTTAA